One genomic segment of Allocatelliglobosispora scoriae includes these proteins:
- a CDS encoding SHOCT domain-containing protein: protein MKPVVREVACLVIGLAGVVLLGIGLNQVLDIGSCASGGPYEIARPCPEGSDALFWLSMAGALMWIAGIIVSRNNFTAPGAGQFLWTAGFAGGGAAMLIKVLTQESMPPDARLGASIVAAVFIPMGLVVGVVGVVQLVRRRRGDGSRTKGGGSRRSGGPAKAPRDPWSRLKALNDLRSTGALTREEFDALKADLTVAEPRIDRVAMIRQLADQRDAGALSTEAFEVGKRRIMLGEQAGSSQR from the coding sequence ATGAAGCCCGTCGTACGTGAAGTCGCCTGCCTGGTGATCGGCCTGGCCGGCGTCGTGCTGCTGGGCATCGGGCTCAACCAAGTGCTCGACATCGGCAGCTGCGCATCAGGCGGCCCGTACGAGATCGCGCGTCCCTGCCCGGAGGGCTCGGATGCCTTGTTCTGGCTGTCGATGGCCGGTGCGCTCATGTGGATCGCAGGGATCATCGTGAGCAGAAACAACTTCACCGCACCGGGCGCCGGGCAGTTCCTGTGGACGGCCGGCTTCGCCGGCGGCGGCGCGGCCATGCTGATCAAGGTGCTTACCCAGGAGTCGATGCCGCCGGACGCGCGCCTCGGTGCTTCCATCGTGGCTGCGGTGTTCATCCCGATGGGCCTGGTCGTCGGGGTCGTCGGAGTCGTTCAGCTGGTCCGCCGCCGGCGCGGCGACGGGTCACGGACCAAGGGCGGCGGCTCGCGGCGGTCCGGCGGTCCGGCGAAGGCCCCGCGCGACCCCTGGTCGCGGCTGAAGGCCCTCAACGATCTGCGGAGTACGGGAGCCCTCACCCGCGAGGAGTTCGACGCGCTCAAAGCCGACCTCACCGTCGCGGAACCGAGGATCGATCGCGTCGCGATGATCCGACAGTTGGCCGACCAGCGGGACGCGGGAGCCCTGAGCACAGAGGCGTTCGAGGTCGGCAAGCGCCGCATCATGCTCGGAGAACAAGCCGGCTCGTCCCAGCGGTGA
- a CDS encoding DinB family protein, whose translation MPSFPPTFSDRVVELPPGAQFEAFLDEHRGALNGYLDGLTEEQVRRSLVASQTTLLGLVKHATFVEKIWFDEAITGRSRAEIGIPAASDESFVLDDADTIATVQQAHREACEASRRATSSLGLDDILTGHRRGPVPLRWVYLHMLRELAQHCGHAEILREQLINVVAHPDVRSAVSPDSVRAPWQNGTDPRTNPEVRSDLPM comes from the coding sequence ATGCCTTCCTTCCCACCTACTTTCTCCGACCGGGTCGTCGAGCTGCCGCCAGGTGCCCAGTTCGAGGCGTTCCTCGACGAGCACCGCGGTGCGCTCAACGGCTATCTGGACGGGCTGACCGAGGAGCAGGTACGCCGATCGCTGGTCGCCTCCCAGACCACACTGCTGGGCCTGGTAAAACACGCGACCTTCGTCGAGAAGATCTGGTTCGACGAGGCCATCACGGGCCGGTCGCGGGCCGAGATCGGCATCCCCGCGGCATCGGACGAGTCGTTCGTCCTCGATGATGCCGACACCATCGCCACGGTCCAGCAGGCCCACCGCGAAGCATGCGAGGCATCCCGCCGCGCGACGTCGTCGCTGGGTCTCGACGACATCCTGACCGGCCACCGGCGGGGTCCGGTCCCACTGCGCTGGGTGTATCTCCACATGCTGCGCGAGCTCGCCCAGCACTGCGGACACGCAGAGATCCTCCGCGAGCAGCTCATCAACGTAGTAGCACACCCAGACGTCCGCTCGGCGGTCTCTCCGGACTCGGTACGGGCGCCCTGGCAGAACGGCACCGACCCCAGAACCAATCCTGAAGTCCGCTCGGATCTGCCGATGTAA
- a CDS encoding VOC family protein, translating to MTTSVVSIVYVNDAPAAARFYGDLLGITPSLETPGYITFDLGPGADLALWSGQFEDLSPDVPRTSEVCLAIEGGRPDEINAIFQQWRSKGVTILHEPHDAGFGLTFLAADPDGNRIRVAPKD from the coding sequence ATGACCACATCCGTCGTGTCCATCGTCTATGTGAACGACGCGCCCGCCGCAGCCCGCTTCTACGGCGACCTGCTCGGCATCACCCCTTCGCTCGAGACTCCGGGATACATCACCTTCGACCTCGGGCCAGGCGCTGACCTCGCTCTGTGGTCCGGCCAGTTCGAGGACCTGTCGCCCGACGTGCCGCGTACCAGTGAGGTCTGCCTGGCCATCGAAGGCGGACGACCCGACGAGATCAACGCGATCTTCCAGCAGTGGCGGTCCAAGGGCGTCACCATCCTGCACGAGCCCCACGACGCGGGATTCGGCCTGACCTTCCTCGCGGCCGACCCTGACGGAAACCGCATCCGGGTCGCACCGAAAGACTGA
- a CDS encoding helix-turn-helix transcriptional regulator translates to MTPDRFFALMLLLESRDGATTQELASALGVSLRTITRDLNWLRDAGLPVTAHRGRLGGVAMLPGSGPDLTRLTPGERDHLSLIGLDDKQRAELNASGESRRALAKLAAAQSRRVHELLPLADVVHVDSRPWLQSRPSGATPASLIGPVRRGRRLRIAYDSPRESPPGGVVVDPYGLLAKAGVWYLVADCARAPRMYRLERITTWNELDQPRRIRPNQTLATVAAALIDQWAHGHAIEVSATIDQTQIERAQRIFGPRLVRDNHEESATGHTVTIRFMQLEDVRALLPFGSAITVHGPAEARAHLRALATDLARHYAPSPTP, encoded by the coding sequence GTGACCCCGGACCGCTTCTTCGCACTGATGCTGCTGCTCGAATCGAGGGATGGCGCGACCACCCAGGAGCTCGCCTCGGCGCTCGGGGTCTCCCTGCGAACCATCACCCGGGACCTGAACTGGCTCCGCGACGCCGGTCTGCCGGTGACCGCGCACCGGGGCCGACTCGGCGGCGTGGCGATGCTGCCCGGATCCGGGCCCGACCTCACGCGGCTCACGCCCGGCGAGCGTGATCATCTCTCGCTCATCGGGCTGGACGACAAGCAGCGCGCGGAGCTCAATGCATCGGGCGAGAGCCGGCGCGCGCTCGCCAAGCTCGCCGCGGCACAGTCACGTCGAGTTCACGAGCTCCTGCCGCTCGCCGACGTCGTGCACGTGGACAGCCGTCCCTGGCTCCAGTCGCGACCGTCCGGCGCGACTCCGGCTTCGCTGATCGGACCGGTGCGGCGCGGCCGACGACTGCGGATCGCGTACGACAGCCCACGCGAGTCACCCCCAGGTGGCGTGGTCGTGGATCCCTACGGGCTGCTCGCCAAGGCCGGTGTCTGGTATCTCGTCGCCGACTGCGCCCGAGCGCCACGGATGTACCGACTCGAACGGATCACGACGTGGAACGAACTCGACCAGCCACGACGGATCCGCCCGAACCAGACCCTGGCCACCGTCGCTGCAGCGCTCATCGACCAGTGGGCACACGGCCACGCGATCGAGGTCAGCGCCACCATCGACCAGACCCAGATCGAGCGGGCGCAGCGGATTTTCGGCCCGCGACTCGTCCGGGACAACCACGAGGAATCCGCCACCGGCCACACGGTGACAATCCGCTTCATGCAGCTTGAGGACGTGCGAGCGTTGCTGCCGTTCGGGAGCGCCATCACCGTGCACGGCCCCGCCGAAGCCAGGGCCCACCTCCGCGCCCTCGCCACCGACCTCGCCCGCCACTACGCACCGTCACCAACGCCCTGA
- a CDS encoding GNAT family N-acetyltransferase, whose product MLADRSTDDLTIRPLTPDTWRAFADLVERHNGVFGGCWCTYFHSLSRDPDRTYESNRDLKCQLVEQGRAHAALVFDGDEAVAWAEFGPPEELPNLHHRQEYEAGLVTAPDYRITCIFVDRRYRRGGVAALALRAALDLISQAGGGVVEGYPHDMSKQPEGKKMSSSFLYNGTRRMYEEAGFTYQRPKGLKNCVMIQTIAPA is encoded by the coding sequence ATGCTTGCCGATCGTTCGACGGACGACCTCACCATCCGGCCGCTGACGCCTGACACCTGGCGTGCCTTCGCCGACCTTGTCGAGCGGCACAACGGCGTGTTCGGCGGGTGCTGGTGCACCTATTTCCACTCGCTGTCACGCGACCCGGACCGCACCTACGAGAGCAATCGCGACCTGAAGTGCCAACTGGTCGAGCAGGGGCGTGCACACGCCGCACTGGTCTTCGACGGCGACGAGGCCGTGGCCTGGGCGGAGTTCGGGCCGCCGGAGGAGCTGCCGAACCTCCACCATCGCCAGGAGTACGAGGCGGGCCTCGTGACGGCGCCCGACTACCGGATCACCTGCATCTTCGTGGATCGACGCTACCGCCGCGGCGGCGTCGCTGCACTGGCACTACGAGCAGCGCTGGACCTGATCTCCCAGGCGGGCGGCGGGGTGGTCGAGGGATACCCGCACGACATGTCGAAGCAGCCCGAAGGCAAGAAGATGTCGTCCTCCTTCCTCTACAACGGCACCCGCAGGATGTACGAGGAGGCCGGCTTCACCTACCAGCGGCCGAAGGGACTGAAGAACTGCGTCATGATCCAGACGATCGCTCCGGCCTGA
- a CDS encoding SDR family oxidoreductase — translation MARRQHDIVIPDLSGRRAVVTGASDGIGLGIAARLAGAGAEVVMPVRNLRKGETAVAKIRAKHSGARLLLAELDLSSLASVAALGEKLIAGGEPIHFLINNAGLMTPPSRQTTADGFEVQLGTNHLGHFALTGRLLPLLKAGRARVTSQTSIAARTGKINWDDLNEEQSYDAMRAYRQSKLAVGLFGLELSRRSRAEGWGVTSNISHPGVAPTSLLAARPELGRAKDTTGVRVIRWLSARGILVGTVETAQLPALLAATSPQAEDGGFYGPQGPGNAGGPPGEQKPWAPLRDVATASRLWTASEELTGVTFG, via the coding sequence ATGGCACGCAGGCAGCACGACATCGTGATACCCGATCTGAGCGGCAGGCGGGCGGTGGTCACCGGAGCCAGCGACGGCATCGGGCTGGGCATCGCGGCGAGGCTCGCCGGTGCGGGCGCCGAGGTGGTCATGCCCGTGCGCAACCTGCGCAAGGGCGAGACGGCCGTCGCGAAGATCCGGGCGAAGCACTCGGGCGCGAGGCTGTTGCTGGCAGAACTGGATCTGTCGTCGCTGGCGTCGGTCGCGGCGCTGGGCGAGAAGCTCATCGCCGGGGGTGAGCCGATCCACTTCTTGATCAACAACGCCGGTCTGATGACGCCCCCGTCGCGGCAGACCACGGCAGACGGGTTCGAGGTGCAGCTGGGCACAAACCACCTCGGACATTTCGCGCTCACCGGCCGGCTGCTGCCGCTGCTGAAGGCAGGACGTGCCCGAGTGACGTCACAGACGAGCATCGCCGCCCGCACCGGGAAGATCAACTGGGATGACCTCAACGAGGAGCAGTCCTACGACGCGATGCGCGCCTACCGGCAGTCCAAGCTCGCCGTCGGGCTGTTCGGACTGGAGCTCAGCCGCCGCAGCCGGGCCGAGGGCTGGGGCGTCACCAGCAACATCAGCCACCCGGGCGTCGCGCCGACCAGCCTGCTGGCCGCCCGACCGGAGCTGGGACGGGCCAAGGACACCACCGGCGTACGGGTCATCCGCTGGCTGTCGGCCCGCGGCATCCTCGTAGGCACTGTGGAGACCGCGCAGCTGCCGGCCCTGCTCGCCGCGACGTCGCCGCAGGCAGAGGACGGCGGTTTCTACGGCCCGCAGGGCCCAGGCAACGCCGGCGGCCCTCCCGGCGAGCAGAAGCCATGGGCGCCGCTGCGCGACGTAGCTACCGCGTCGCGGTTGTGGACCGCGTCCGAGGAGCTGACCGGCGTGACCTTCGGCTGA
- a CDS encoding MmyB family transcriptional regulator, with the protein MIDRAGLAQFLRTRREALQPEDVGLPRGRRRRTGGLRREEVAALSHMSTDYYSRLERERGPQPSAQMIASIAQGLHLSRDERDHLLRLAGHEPPPRGGGSDHISPGMLRIFDRLTDTPAEIVTELGETLRQTPLGVALVGDATRHAGPSRSIGYRWFTDPAARDLHPPEDHEFYSRLYVSGLRGVLTRRGPESKAAHLAELLTARSEEFRSLWKEHQIGLTPRDLKRYRHPEVGLLELNCQILLDPQDSHSLLVYTAAPGSESHDKLQLLAVIGPTAPTG; encoded by the coding sequence GTGATCGATCGAGCAGGGCTGGCTCAGTTCCTCCGTACCCGGCGCGAGGCGCTGCAACCCGAGGACGTCGGCTTGCCCCGTGGCCGGCGCCGCCGCACCGGCGGCCTGCGCCGCGAAGAGGTAGCCGCGCTGTCCCACATGTCCACCGACTACTACTCACGCCTCGAGCGCGAGCGCGGACCGCAGCCTTCAGCCCAGATGATCGCTTCCATCGCCCAGGGCCTTCACCTGTCCCGTGACGAGCGCGACCACCTGCTCAGGCTCGCCGGTCACGAGCCGCCGCCGCGCGGCGGCGGCAGCGATCACATCAGTCCTGGCATGCTGCGCATATTCGACCGCCTCACCGACACTCCGGCCGAGATCGTCACCGAGCTCGGCGAGACCCTGCGCCAGACCCCGCTCGGGGTCGCGCTCGTCGGTGACGCCACGCGCCACGCCGGGCCGTCACGCAGCATCGGGTACCGGTGGTTCACCGACCCGGCCGCCCGCGACCTGCACCCGCCTGAAGATCACGAGTTCTACTCCCGCCTCTACGTCTCCGGGCTGCGTGGCGTCCTCACCCGCCGCGGCCCGGAGTCGAAGGCCGCCCACCTCGCCGAGCTGCTCACCGCGCGCAGCGAGGAGTTCCGCAGCCTGTGGAAGGAACACCAGATCGGTCTCACCCCCAGAGACCTCAAACGCTACCGGCATCCCGAGGTCGGCCTGCTCGAGCTCAACTGCCAGATCCTGCTCGACCCACAGGACTCGCACTCGCTTCTCGTGTACACCGCGGCACCCGGCAGCGAAAGCCACGACAAGCTGCAACTCCTCGCAGTCATCGGCCCGACCGCCCCCACCGGCTGA
- a CDS encoding DinB family protein, which produces MSESVTDPSLSAYSAEAESLLSVLERNRRTFAWKTSGLDEKGLRATTAASTMTLGGLVKHVALVEADWLAVKLAGRQYGAPWDAVDFDADSDWEWRTGALDAPEEVYRVWRDAVERSRELVAEVIRERGLDGFASFTWPDGRTPTVRAMLLDMVEEYARHTGHADILREAVDGRVGEGAPEEFSF; this is translated from the coding sequence ATGAGTGAGTCCGTGACAGATCCTTCGCTGTCGGCGTACTCGGCCGAGGCCGAGTCCTTGCTGTCCGTTCTTGAGCGCAACCGGCGGACCTTCGCCTGGAAGACGTCGGGGCTCGATGAGAAGGGATTGCGGGCGACGACGGCCGCCAGCACGATGACGCTCGGCGGTCTGGTCAAACATGTGGCCCTGGTCGAGGCGGACTGGCTGGCGGTGAAGCTGGCTGGTCGGCAGTACGGAGCCCCGTGGGACGCCGTGGATTTCGACGCGGACTCCGACTGGGAATGGCGGACCGGAGCGCTGGACGCTCCGGAGGAGGTCTACAGGGTCTGGCGAGACGCTGTCGAGCGGTCGCGTGAGCTCGTGGCCGAGGTCATCCGGGAACGCGGGCTCGACGGATTCGCTTCCTTCACCTGGCCCGACGGCCGCACGCCGACCGTCCGCGCCATGCTCCTGGACATGGTCGAGGAGTACGCCCGGCACACGGGTCACGCCGACATCCTCCGTGAAGCGGTAGACGGCCGCGTCGGCGAAGGGGCCCCGGAGGAATTCTCCTTCTAG
- a CDS encoding DNA gyrase/topoisomerase IV subunit A has product MARSQSTKSRVDLSSFDRAGARILDNPLVTEVEDSYLEYAFSVIHSRALPDARDGLKPVHRRILFSMSEQGYRPDRAHVKSARVVGDVMGKYHPHGDGAIYDAMVRLAQNFSLNAPLIDGHGNFGSPDDGPAASRYTEARMSREAMLLVGELGEGTVDFKPNYDGSLQEPTVLPAAFPNLLVNGTSGIAVGMATNMIPHNLGEVVAAARWLIEHPTATLDELMAFIPGPDLPTGGLLLGLDEVRRAYETGRGVVRMRARVEIGLLEGSRGRHAITVTELPYGVGAEKVIEAITEEVKGKPITTGPRRGQRQPARLQGIADIKDLTDRENGTRLVIECKVGVNPQALLADLYRLSPLEQSFGVNNLVLLDGQPQTLGLKALLEVFLAHRYEVVTRRSDFRRRKRQERLHVVDGLLIALIDIDKVVRLIRGSDNASSAKESLMREFALSDIQAAYILDTPLRRLTKFDRLELENEQGVLRGEIAELSRILDDESVLKAVVSDELTAVGTEFAAPRRTTLIDGDLKEVLAASAPAGPLEVADDPCQVILSATGLVARTAAESEEATEGRRHRGRAKHDAVRAVVHVTARGQLLLVTNRGRAFKADVLPLPVLPAQSGTVSVSGGMSASEIVPLEAGERVIGLAPLGQSTAGSPGLALGTRQGVVKVCAPEWPVRSDEFEVIALRDGDEVVGATWLPDTTATLAFVASDASMLRFSAGLVRPQGLKGGGMIGINLAADVDVAFFGAVHTDDPQHGEPMVVTSTGRAVKVTPFAEYPDKGRATGGVRAHRFLKGDARLTLAWIGPRPAGASSAGDPLELPAPDPRRDGSGTAMAAPDVVGHLVDQV; this is encoded by the coding sequence ATGGCCCGCAGCCAGAGCACCAAGTCCCGAGTGGACCTCTCGTCCTTTGACCGGGCAGGGGCCCGGATTCTCGACAATCCGCTGGTCACGGAGGTCGAGGACTCCTATCTGGAGTACGCGTTCTCGGTCATCCACTCCCGCGCGCTGCCGGATGCCCGGGACGGTCTCAAGCCGGTGCACCGGCGCATCCTGTTCTCGATGAGTGAGCAGGGGTATCGGCCCGACCGTGCGCACGTGAAGTCGGCCCGCGTCGTCGGCGATGTCATGGGCAAGTACCACCCGCACGGTGATGGTGCCATCTACGACGCGATGGTTCGCCTGGCTCAGAACTTCTCGCTGAACGCACCGCTGATCGACGGCCACGGAAACTTCGGCTCCCCCGACGACGGGCCGGCCGCCTCCAGGTACACCGAGGCGCGGATGTCGCGCGAGGCGATGCTTCTGGTCGGCGAACTCGGCGAGGGTACCGTCGATTTCAAGCCGAACTACGACGGATCGCTGCAGGAGCCGACGGTGCTTCCGGCGGCCTTTCCGAACCTGCTGGTCAACGGCACGTCGGGCATCGCGGTCGGTATGGCGACCAACATGATCCCGCACAACCTGGGCGAAGTCGTCGCGGCCGCTCGGTGGCTTATCGAGCACCCGACCGCGACCTTGGACGAGTTGATGGCGTTCATCCCCGGCCCCGACCTGCCCACCGGTGGGCTCCTGCTGGGCCTGGATGAGGTACGCCGAGCGTACGAGACTGGTCGGGGTGTCGTCCGCATGCGGGCCCGGGTCGAGATAGGGCTGCTGGAAGGCAGCCGTGGGCGCCACGCCATCACGGTGACGGAACTGCCCTACGGCGTGGGAGCCGAGAAGGTCATCGAAGCGATCACCGAGGAGGTCAAAGGCAAGCCGATCACCACCGGTCCCCGCCGGGGCCAGCGTCAGCCCGCCCGCTTGCAGGGGATCGCCGACATCAAGGACCTCACCGACCGGGAGAACGGCACCCGGCTGGTCATCGAGTGCAAGGTCGGAGTGAACCCGCAAGCGCTGCTGGCGGATCTGTACCGTCTCAGTCCGCTGGAGCAGTCGTTCGGCGTCAACAACCTCGTGCTGCTCGACGGGCAGCCGCAGACGCTGGGGCTCAAGGCACTCCTGGAAGTGTTCCTGGCACATCGCTACGAGGTGGTCACCCGACGCAGCGACTTCCGCCGCCGCAAGCGCCAGGAGCGCCTGCACGTGGTCGACGGCCTGCTGATCGCGTTGATCGACATCGACAAGGTGGTCCGGCTGATCCGTGGCAGCGACAACGCGTCGTCCGCCAAGGAGAGCCTGATGCGGGAGTTCGCCCTGTCGGACATCCAGGCCGCGTACATCCTCGACACCCCGCTGCGGCGCCTCACGAAGTTCGACCGGCTCGAACTCGAAAACGAGCAGGGCGTCCTGCGCGGTGAGATCGCGGAACTCTCGCGGATTCTGGATGACGAGAGTGTCCTCAAGGCGGTGGTCTCCGATGAGCTGACAGCGGTCGGCACGGAGTTCGCCGCCCCGCGCCGGACGACCCTGATCGACGGGGACCTCAAGGAGGTGCTGGCAGCCTCGGCACCAGCGGGGCCGCTGGAGGTGGCCGACGACCCCTGCCAGGTGATCCTCTCCGCGACCGGCCTTGTCGCCCGGACAGCCGCCGAATCCGAGGAAGCCACCGAGGGTCGCCGCCACAGGGGCCGGGCCAAGCACGACGCGGTACGGGCCGTCGTTCACGTCACCGCCCGCGGCCAACTGCTGCTGGTCACGAACCGCGGCCGGGCATTCAAGGCCGACGTGCTGCCGCTGCCGGTGCTGCCGGCACAGTCCGGCACCGTCTCGGTGAGCGGCGGAATGTCGGCATCCGAAATAGTGCCCCTGGAAGCCGGCGAAAGAGTCATCGGCCTTGCCCCGCTGGGGCAGTCCACCGCGGGGTCGCCCGGACTCGCCCTGGGCACCCGGCAGGGCGTGGTCAAGGTGTGCGCCCCGGAATGGCCGGTCCGCTCCGACGAGTTCGAGGTCATCGCCCTCCGCGACGGCGACGAGGTCGTCGGCGCGACGTGGCTCCCCGACACGACGGCGACTCTCGCGTTCGTGGCATCCGACGCGTCGATGCTCAGATTCAGCGCGGGACTCGTACGCCCACAGGGCCTCAAGGGCGGCGGCATGATCGGAATCAACCTCGCCGCAGATGTCGACGTCGCGTTCTTCGGGGCGGTCCACACCGACGATCCACAACACGGCGAGCCCATGGTCGTCACCTCGACCGGCCGTGCGGTCAAGGTCACCCCCTTCGCGGAGTACCCCGACAAGGGACGGGCGACCGGCGGCGTACGAGCCCACCGGTTCCTGAAGGGTGACGCCCGCCTGACGCTGGCCTGGATCGGCCCGCGCCCGGCGGGCGCCAGCAGCGCCGGAGACCCGCTGGAGCTTCCGGCCCCGGATCCGCGCCGGGACGGCTCCGGCACCGCCATGGCCGCCCCCGACGTGGTCGGCCATCTCGTCGACCAGGTTTGA
- a CDS encoding DNA gyrase/topoisomerase IV subunit B — translation MYGADDLTHLEGLDAVRKRPGMYIGSTDSRGVGHLVNEILDNSTDEGVAGHATRVEVTLHADGSVQVDDDGRGIPTDVHAKSGISGVELVLTRLHAGGKFGGSGYKTSGGLHGVGASAVNALSLRFDITVKRDGKVHQMSFRHGVPGVFDGPDPQAAFTAQPGLRVVGPMKRGDSTGTSIRYWHDARYFETGAVLDVEAVRAKLRNTAFLVPRVCYQLRDVRHGLVDEETFRFPNGLTDMVDFLTPAGDRAVCGTLLVTGTGTYKENAADENGVMRANVERQAEVEVALRWGTGYERTIECFANTIRNAHGGTHRKGFERAVVRALTEAMRNSRGLLRPKEEPPILDDILEGMTAVIHVRLPEPQFTSQTKDELSTAGVTKVLQAIVEQRLKAWLEDRKTRSEAAVVLQKIVDAARVRLTQKQQKDAARRKTALEGASMPPKLVDCRSTGVDRSELFIVEGDSALGTARLARSSEYQALLPIRGKILNVQKASLQQMLDNAECSAIVQVLGAGSGRTFDLSALRYGRVLIMADADVDGSHIRTLLITLFAKYMRPLIEAGRLYTAVPPLHKVVTKGRNPETIYTYTEVEVSSVVARLQKAGKQVVTPIPRFKGLGEMDADELWDTTMNPAVRAVRRITIDDVDAAQRVLELLMGEKVEPRRNWLIDSASRVDQATIDA, via the coding sequence ATGTACGGGGCTGACGACCTTACCCACCTGGAGGGGCTGGACGCCGTTCGCAAGCGGCCCGGCATGTACATCGGTTCGACCGACAGCCGCGGTGTAGGTCACCTCGTCAACGAGATCCTCGACAATTCCACGGACGAGGGGGTGGCCGGTCACGCGACCAGGGTCGAGGTGACCTTGCACGCCGACGGCTCGGTACAGGTCGACGACGACGGCCGAGGGATCCCTACCGACGTGCACGCAAAGTCTGGCATATCGGGCGTCGAGTTGGTCCTGACCCGGCTGCATGCCGGCGGTAAATTCGGCGGCTCGGGGTACAAGACCTCCGGTGGGCTGCACGGGGTCGGCGCCTCGGCGGTGAACGCGTTGTCGCTTCGCTTCGACATCACCGTCAAACGGGATGGCAAGGTGCACCAGATGTCATTCCGGCACGGCGTTCCCGGGGTGTTCGACGGCCCCGATCCCCAGGCGGCCTTCACCGCGCAACCCGGTCTGCGGGTCGTCGGCCCGATGAAGCGCGGCGACTCCACCGGCACGTCGATCCGGTACTGGCATGATGCCCGCTATTTCGAGACCGGGGCGGTGCTGGACGTCGAGGCCGTCCGGGCCAAGCTGCGCAACACCGCGTTCCTCGTCCCCCGCGTCTGCTACCAGCTGCGCGATGTCCGCCACGGCCTGGTCGACGAGGAGACGTTCCGCTTTCCCAACGGTCTGACCGACATGGTGGACTTCCTGACTCCGGCCGGGGACCGGGCCGTGTGCGGGACGCTACTGGTGACCGGGACGGGCACGTACAAGGAGAACGCCGCGGACGAGAACGGCGTCATGCGCGCCAACGTCGAGCGCCAGGCCGAGGTCGAGGTGGCGTTGCGGTGGGGCACCGGATACGAGCGGACGATCGAGTGCTTCGCCAACACCATCCGCAATGCGCACGGCGGCACCCACCGCAAGGGGTTCGAGCGTGCCGTGGTGCGGGCGCTGACCGAAGCGATGCGTAACAGTCGCGGTCTGCTGCGCCCCAAGGAGGAGCCGCCGATCCTCGACGACATCCTGGAGGGCATGACGGCGGTCATCCACGTCCGGCTCCCCGAACCGCAGTTCACCTCGCAGACCAAGGACGAGCTGTCGACGGCCGGGGTCACCAAGGTGCTGCAGGCGATCGTGGAGCAGCGCCTCAAGGCGTGGCTGGAGGATCGGAAGACCCGGTCCGAAGCGGCTGTCGTCCTGCAGAAGATCGTCGACGCCGCCCGGGTGCGGTTGACTCAGAAGCAGCAGAAGGACGCCGCCCGGCGCAAGACGGCCCTCGAGGGTGCGTCGATGCCGCCGAAGCTGGTCGACTGCAGGTCGACCGGGGTGGATCGGAGCGAGCTGTTCATCGTGGAGGGCGACAGTGCGCTCGGCACCGCCCGGCTCGCGCGATCGTCGGAGTACCAGGCGCTCCTTCCCATTCGCGGGAAGATCCTCAATGTCCAGAAGGCGAGCCTCCAGCAGATGCTCGACAACGCCGAGTGCTCGGCGATCGTGCAGGTGCTCGGGGCCGGATCGGGTCGCACCTTCGACTTGTCGGCGCTGCGCTACGGACGGGTCCTGATCATGGCCGACGCCGATGTCGACGGTTCCCATATCCGTACGCTGCTCATCACGCTCTTCGCCAAGTACATGCGGCCGCTCATCGAGGCCGGGCGGTTGTACACCGCGGTTCCGCCGCTGCACAAGGTGGTGACCAAGGGCCGCAACCCGGAGACCATCTACACGTACACCGAGGTCGAGGTGTCGAGCGTGGTGGCCCGGCTGCAGAAGGCCGGCAAGCAGGTGGTGACCCCGATTCCCCGGTTCAAGGGCCTCGGTGAGATGGACGCGGACGAGCTGTGGGACACCACGATGAACCCGGCGGTCCGCGCGGTTCGCCGCATCACCATCGACGACGTCGACGCCGCCCAGCGGGTACTGGAACTGCTGATGGGCGAGAAGGTGGAACCGCGCCGGAACTGGCTCATCGATTCGGCGAGCCGGGTCGACCAAGCAACGATCGACGCCTGA